In Temnothorax longispinosus isolate EJ_2023e unplaced genomic scaffold, Tlon_JGU_v1 HiC_scaffold_21, whole genome shotgun sequence, the sequence tacTTTAGTgggtaaattaaaatagccTACCCTGTATATTTCTAAACCTTTTAATCTTGCAAAATAGTAGAAATTTATTAGTCTATAACATTAGTACAGTTTTAAAATTGctgtttctaatatttttataggaaTGTTTGCATAAAGAATATTGTTGTAGAAACATAATACCATTCAAGTGTTACGTAAACATATTTTGGAGATTGTTTGAATCTTTCTTCATCCATGCAGCCTAAACATTTAGTAAAGAggcatttcaaaaaatatacagtGCTTATATGATTCGTGAATACTACTTAGAATTTCTTACAATTCTTTACAGGAGGGTAGAGGCAggatacaaaatatcttacgttatattgtattttgtaatattttcactGTAAGTAAAATACTCTCCTCATacgaacttttttatttaaattaacaatttatttttgtaatgaatAATCCATAAAAGTTGtgtgtttttcatttttgtgatttctcaaaataatacatcctttttcatgtataaaacaataatttattattaattaacaaggCAAGAAGTCCAGTAGTCATAAAATCTTGGAAAGTTTGGAAAAGTCATGGAATATTCTTAATCATGTAGGAATTCGGGAAGTCATGGAATTTGTGTGACTTAGCATTACCAAAAAAACGACCTCATAAAatcatgtttatttttatatttaaaaaaactttaaagtaatattttgtaaattttttaaaaaatataaacaccTGAATTAACTTCGCTGTATGCAAACTAACATTTCCATCAATCTCCTGTCTGTACATATTTACGTAATGCTTGAATATGTTTACATGAAACCTTTACATATGTTTAtagaatttgaaaataatttgtattgcAGACTctacaaataattcaaatctatatgaattaaattatgaagAAAGGATTGAAGCACGTAACTTGCAggtaaatgcaataaaaatgttttaataaaaaatgttataataggGAAGAGACATGATATTACAGAAATGCAAaacttgtttatattatagctgataataatttatgaattattccTACATATTTTTTCCACTGTTTTGTGcttaaataacttaaaaaaacttttaaaatttaaattacaagtaAACTTAATTGAAACCAactcaaaaaattgtaaaacaatttataaatttttcttatgaaAAAATTCCGCAGAGAAGTTCTCCAGAAAATCGGCAGAACTTCCTGCAAGATTATCTTATGGAGTTCTCTGCAAGATTTCGTAGAGGATTTTTTCGTaaggattaaattaaattaatttacattactGCGAAAGTTACAATTGTttcttacaatattttatgtcaatatttgaaatatttaaaaaaatcttgtgtgaaatattaataagtcttattttattgtattttaattttttcgactTAACTGGCAACTTTTCGACTTAActcttattttattgttttgaaatattttattaaatgtttaaaaccTGCGGCACACGATGCTTTTTTCCTACTGGATTGCTAGCTGGCTTGTATGCTTGCTATCGTGTGAACAATTGTGCTAGAAATTATATGTTTGCTTGTCACGCTGCTGACAGATCTGCTGGATTTCCATGATAGAACATGTGCTATTTTTCTTCCATCGTTTTGTCCTGGCTCATTGTGAGAGCCAAACAAAGTTGTACAACTTGATTAGGATTAggctaaataaaaaaaagtttgacgTATTCTGACGTTTGATATAATTGACTCCACAAACGTCGATatcgtaatttattaataattaaaaataatgcaattgcATTTTTTCGATGTTGTACTACAATAGCAATGGCCTGCTCCATATTTATTTACCGATTGACAGCTCATACACGAAGTATGAGCCAGTACAAAAGTCCGTAAGTATCGTCTGAATCCAAGCCAGCAACACAGTCAGCAGCATTGCCAGCAATGCTACTCACACGATAGCAAGTACGCAATCTACATAGCAAACCAGCGGGAGAAAAAGCATCGTGTGCAGTAGGCTAAAGaatcatttttgtaattttatatggaatATTCCTTGAAGTATTTATACTGTAttgctgaaatatttcattgaaaattgaaatatagaattttaaaattaaattatttcaggaAAGTTTCGCTGAAATATCACGTCAGCGAAATTTTTTATGCTATATGGAATGTCAACATAATATGTAACAAGCGGCATGACAAACAGtggtttaataataatacattactACATATCTATATACCCTTTCATATTGCGTCAATCATgttgaaatttaattcaaattctgatatcaaaattgttttaaaaaaaattattaaaaataaaaggttgacttaaaaaattttatatattgaagaACATGAGTCAACGTTTGCAATGTTGAAGccaaagaaaacaaaattttcttcgaAATTGCTTACGCAATCTTCTTTGCTTTATTTGCTTGCATTtgatgcaaataaaaaatacccAGTTTCGAAACATTTTAGATACTTTAATCTCTATTTTGAGCCTTAAGGGTATTTCCGGACatgtaaatttttcgaaactGTAGGTATCTTAGTTTTACGTCAAACGCAAGCAATTAAAGCAAAGAAATTGATTGGgtaacaaattttgaaaaaaaattttttttgttgccCTCAACATTGCAAACTTCAGACACATTacttagttttattaaattgcttttattattgtattatattgtattacttTTATGTATACTTTACTAAAATTccatttagaaaataaaattaaacatgtcTTTTCTCTtatcacaaataatatatacagggtgataATTATTGACACAACGCTCATGTGCAGGTAGAGTGGACTAAACTGAGTCGAAAAATTCTTtaccattttgcaattttcgcaatagttaacgagttattaattattgaaaattaccAATTTAGCCCAGTCTACTGCTAAATGCAAGCGCGTGCCGAGATACAACCGTCCAGCGTCATCGTTTCCAGGATCGAGAAATTGTTTTCTGCAAATGGCAAGAAATAGGCCTACATAGCCCGTAGGCATTATGTCTACGAGCGGCGGTTTTGAGCTGTGATTGTTCCCCTATTTCTTGTTATTTGTAGAAAACAACTCCTCGATCTTGGAAACAATAATGCTGGATGGTCGTATCTCGGCACGCGCTTGCATTTAGCAGTAGGGCTAAATTggtgatttttaataaataattaataacttgttaactattgcgaaaattgcaaaatggtaGAGGACTTTTCGACTCAGTTTAGTCCACTCTATCTGCACACGAGTGTTATGTCAATAATtatcggacaccctgtatagaacttattttttttagtttaatcaaaattacttGTAATTGAAGATAATATATGGTTTTGTAGGACTCATTGTTTtcgaataatattgaaattgatgatgaaatttttaacaccATGAAGAGGATGAAAGTTACAATGAAGTTTTAGATGATAGTCATAACATTCCGCAACGGTTTACAAGATTAATACAAATGTTGCAGGAAGATGATACAAATGAAACTATCAATACAAATTTTGTTGTAAATAAAGCCGAAATATTGTTagcgattttaaaattttcatcagAGTACGGTTTATCAAGTTCGGCTACAGCAGATctttgtaaaatgttaaatacttTTGTCGCTACACCTTTTATTCCAGATACACGGTATatgatagataaattattttatccagGAGAAGGAATAAAATACCATGCAGTTTGCCCAACATGCAAAACACATATAGGTGAATTTTGTAAGAacaatcatataattttttgtcagGTTTgcgaagaagaaattaatgtaaaagacCCATGTTACCGTGATTTCTTTGTCACATTAGATATAACAGATGAAATCCAAAGCATCATAGAGAGTAACTCTGATTATTATACTACAGTTATCGCCGAAAGAGAACAAGTAATTGATAACAACTTGCAAGACATTCACGATGGCCGAAAGTATAAAGAGTTCATTGCGTCACTGCCAGATGATCATAAAAAATCTTACTTaacagtaatttttaatagtgaTGGGTCGCCTATTTTCAAGAGCGCCAAATTTTCTATATGGCCAATTCAAATAATTCCTAATGAAGTACCAATGCATGTGCGTAATCAAAAATCAATAGTATATTCCTTATGGTTTGGTCATGATAAACCGaacatgatttattttttacgtccCTTTGTTGACAGCATGAACAGTTTGACAACAAATGGAATAGTTTGTAATATCAATAATGAAATAAGACGAATTCACTTATATGCCTTGTGCTGTTGTGTTGATGCTGTAGCACGGCCAACAATGCAAGGTACAACTCAGTTTAACGGGTACTATGGATGTAACTGGTGTCTTCATCCAGGAATACCAGTTCGTTACAATAAAGGCACAAGTGTAAAATACACTTTACTCAATGAAATTCCAGCCAGAAGAACAGCCGAACAAACTCTACAGCATATTAAGAAGCAGTAAATACAAATACATCGGTTTTCGGTATTAAGAAGGCTTCACCATTATTGAATTTAAGAGAGTTTGATATCATCGATGGTTTTGTACCAGACCCTATGCATTGCATGGATTTGGGTATTGCAAAACAATTCGCAGAATATTGGCTCGATTCATCAAATATGCCATACTCAATTTCAAATTCTTACATAGATATTATTGATAAGCAAATAAAAGCCTTCAAGGTGCCAACTAAACTCGTTCGATTATCGCGATCGATCTACCATCGTAAATATTGGAATGCTGCGGAGTGGGAAAATTGGCTGTTATTCTATAGTTTGCCTGTATTATCACAATTACCTAATTTCCAAAATTATGTGCAGCACTGGTCTTTATTAGTAGAAGggtattatttgttattaaaaccTTCCATTAGTGATGCTGAATTACGTAAAGCAGATAAACTTTTAAGAAGATTTGTTGCCTtaacacaatattattatggaGAGAGTGCGATGTCTTTTAATGTCCATCAAGTCAGTCATCTTTCACAGAGTGTTGCTGATTGGGGGCCACTTTGGTCACATTCTTGTTATCCATTTGAATCTGGCAACGGGCACATTATAAAATGCGTGCATGCCGCTAAAGGAGTCTTAAGTCAAATATGTAGAACTCTTTCAATTAAGCAAAGTATTATGATGTTAGAAAGACATGTTTTAgcgaaaaaagatttttcacCTGTATTAGACTATTGCTATTACTTACAAAATAGATGCACAATAAGAACTGAGAAATTTATGGAacgccgttttactttttaatagcataaataatattctacataatataaaagtttcaaacaATAATGTCTTGAGAAAAATAGCTATTCGtactaatgaattaaatttatgtcaaacataataaaaattggataaattaaaattatgtcaggacataataaaaattcggaattatttttatgtcctgacataattttaatttcacgaattaaaattatgtctggacatatataaaatataatttaatttcaaatttttatcacgtcccgacataattttaatacatccaatttttattatgtttgacataattttaatttgatgaattaaaattatgtcgagacataataaaaattgaatgaattaaaattatgtcaagacatcataaaaattgtatgaattaaaattatgtcgacatcataaaaattgtatgaattaaaattatgtcgatacgtaaaaataattccgaatttttatgatgtgtcgacataattttaattcattcaatttttatgatgtcttgacataattttaattcattcaatttttatgatgtttcaatttttatgacatctcgacataattttaattcattcaatttttatgatgtctcgacataattttaattcattcaatttttatgatgtcgacatcattttaattcatacaatttttatgatgtcgacataattttaattcatacaatttttatgatgtctcgacataattttaattcattcaatttttatgatgtctgattttatgatgtctgaattttatgatgtctgaattttttgatgtctgaatttttatgatgtctcaatttttatggtgtccgaatttttatgatgtttgaatttttatgatgtctcaatttttatgatgtctcaatttttatgatgtctgaatttttatgatgtctcaatttttatgatgtcgcgacataattttaattccggaGCTGGTGATTTTCATCCCACAATATTGGCAGCATTGTGTAAGTAGCGCCAACAGTTCTTACAGCTTGAaatcgatgtctacgtgtcccaggtcggcgatgacgacgtccagatagtgcgctgcgtagttttcggtatctaggtgtattaataccttgaattcgatgtctgcgtgtcccaggttgccaacgacgaggtccagatagtgcgctccgtagttttcggtgtctaggtgtattaataccttgaattcgatgtctacgtgtcccaggttgccgacgacgaggtccagatagtgcgctccgtagttttcagtgtctaggtgtattaataccttgaattcgatgtctacgtgtcccaggttgccgacgacgaggtccagatagtgcgctccgtagttttctaGGATGTAGGTGTCTCTGTAGGTGTCtaagtgtattaataactttgaaTCCGAAtctaggacacgtagatatcgaattcaaggAATTGTTTTAACAACTAGACACCggaaactacggagcgcactgcCTAGGTTCCGTCATCGACCTGGAATACATAGatattacgtataaaaataattaattaaaataaaataaataaatttttcttgtaaaaaaacttggcgctgcatTTTGACTCCCGTTGCATACTTccctaaattatttttttatttaatcaattattttgggctttattaaatttaatccaaattttaatactttattaaatttcaaggtctagcagcgccaagtttttttaaaataaaaatttatttattttattttaattaaatatttttattttgtactgttatctttttaattctttgtgattaaaataattttttgtaatattaaaaatttgttaaatataatgtacataaagttaaaaatatatatatctatgtctTATAATCGCAATCGAAAGCTTGTATTCacatgatataataaaagtgcCGTTAGATTTGTTCCTGATTAATTAAAAGGCaccattaattaaaaacttacaattaaagttaaatatatataattttcctatATCTATGTATTCCAGGTCGATGACGGAACCTAGgcagtgcgctccgtagtttccGGTGTCTAGTTGTTAGAACAAATCCTCGAATTCGATACCTACGTGTCCTAGATTTGAAttcaaagttattaatacacctagacaccgaaaactacggagcgcattatctggacgttgtcatcggcaacctgggacacgtagacatcgaattcaaggtattaatacacctagacaccgaaaactacgaagcgcattATCTAgacgtcgtcatcggcaacctgggacacgtagacatcgaattcaaagtatgaatacacctggacaccgaaaactacggagcgcactatctggacctcgtcgtcggcaacctgggacacgtagacatcaaattcaaggtattaatacacctagacaccgaaaactacggagcgcattatctggacgccgtcatcggcaacctgggacacgtgacatcgaattcaaggtattagtacacctagacaccgaaaactacggagcgcactatctggacctcgacgtcgacaacctgggacacgtagacatcgaattcaaggtattaatacacttagacaccgaaaactacggagcgcattatctggacgTCGTAATCGGcgacctgggacacgtagacatcgaattcaagctgtGAGAACTGTTGACGCTACTTACACAATGCTGCCAATATTGTGGGATGAAAATCACCAGCtccggaattaaaattatgtcgcgacatcataaaaattgagacatcataaaaattgaaacatcataaaaattgagacatcataaaaattgagacataaaaattgagacatcataaaaattcagacatcataaaaattcagacatcataaaaattcagacatcataaaaattgagacatcataaaaattgagacatcataaaaattgagacatcataaaaattcagacattataaaaattcggacatcataaaaattgagacattataaaaattgaatgaattaaaattttgtcgagacataaaaattgtatgaattaaaattatgtcgacatcataaaaattatatgaattaaaatgatgtcgacatcataaaaattgaatgaattaaaattatgtcgagacatcataaaaattgaatgaattaaaattatgtcgagatgtcataaaaattgaaacatcataaaaattgaataaattaaaattatgtcgagacatcataaaaattgtatgaattaaaattatgtcgacacttcaaaaaaaatcggaattatttttacgtagcgacataattttaatttattcaatttttatgatgtcgacataattttaattcatacaatttttatgatgtctcgacataattttaattcatacaatttttattatgtctcgacataattttaattcattcaatttttatgatgtcgacatcattttaattcatacaatttttatgatgtctcgacataattttaattcatctaatttttatgatgtccagacataattttaattcgtgaaattaaaattatgttaggacataaaaataattccgaatttttattatgtcccgacataattttaatttatgcaatttttattatgtttgacataaatttaattcattagtaAAAATCACTATTTTTCtcaagacaattatttttttgaaacttttatattgtatagattattatttatgctattgaaaagtaaaacggtgtgccatgcaatttttattatgtatatcaaattttaattcgttgaattaaaattatgtcgtgacatcataaaaattggttgaattaaaatgatatcgacacgtaaaaataattccaaatttttatgatgtcttgacataattttaattcattgtaattttttttaagactattattttttgttcttttatattgaatggaatatttattatgctattaaaaagtaaaacggcttgccgtacaatttttattatgttccgatataattttaattggatgaattaCTATGATGtcggaacataataaaaattcggaattatttttatgtcccgacataattttaattcgtccaatttttattatgttcgacataatttaaaatcattagtaagaatcgctatttttcttagaacaattatttttggaaacttttatattgtgtagaatattattgatgccattaaaaagtaaaacggcgtGCCATAGAAATTTGGAATAAACAGATATTTCGGGAAAGAATTACGAGTAGAtcctataataataaatcaattaaatttgtgTACAGAGCGTACTAGGGCATACGGAAGAATGGTAAAAAATAAGTGTTTATTCAAGTCTGCAAATAATGTTTGTTATCGATCCGATAATTCATTTGCCCAAACGGTGAACGGTCATTTTATCCACATACAACAATTTATCGTTGATGACGCTAACAATAATGAATACactgtatataaaaagataaacgtAGAAAACTGTTTCTCTGAAGAATTTacaagcataaaaaaattatgaatattaaccccattgttgaatttttagaaacaagaaatgttgaaaaattgtGTGTTATCATGACTGTTCACCGACAGCAGTATATATCAGGTATACCCAATATGCATTGGTAcagataaatgtaaaaatcggtaaaaaattttacagaataaaataaataattggatgaaaaattgtttttagaaaatgtattcataaactacaagtaaaaaaattatgtgtaaagatgttaataatgttaatgttaaaaaagtttttattgtttaataacgTTTTCTTAGTACTTtctcgttgaaaaaaaaaattgtaatgctGTCAAAAAGTCAATGCTGTATTTGTAGGACTATGTATACTTTAGATCTAATAaactgcatattttatattatattaattatgtattacataatatcatgtattacataataacatttacgtattttaataattttatatttattattttatatttgtattttacacatttaataattatgtataacttatgtatattatgtaaagtTTAAGTTAAGTCATTAAAtacttatatgaaaaaataaactttcaatattagattttttaaatatcatattacgATAAAGAGtagaatttttacaaataaaatatcattgaatatctaatgtattatacattttacaagaTCCACGTAGATTTTTGTACCAGAATatcgacaaaatttttataaaatccatCATAGCTAAgagaattttatcaaaatctacATGGAAATCTAtctgtattttgtaaaaaacttgtgGATAATCATTTACTTTTTGTAACAGTCCATTTGGATATCCATGTTGATTTTGacaatatttatctaataacctggattttatttaaaaaaaaacgttgatAATAGTGAATTGTTTTGTCAAAAAACGATATAGAAAACCATGTGGAAAATTATATGAGAAATTATATGGAAACCATGTGAAAAACCATATAAACTGCCATCCAAAAAATGCAGCTGGTTATACATGTGGATAATCAGGTGGAAAACCATACAAATCCGACCTGGGATACAGGTAGAAATCTATATGGTTAGCCATATATATAACCATATGAATCTCCATCTGTACCTTTTCAATACGGTTTTCCATCTGGATAACCATAGGAAATCCATACAAAACCATCCGAAATCCATAGGAatccacatatatatttatctagtTATCCATGTAGATTACCATCTGGATTTCCATCTGGATCTTTTCAACGGGgcattctaattatttaagtttagAAACCAGGTAAAAGTTAGTCATACCGATTATGAATATGATATAATGTATGTTTggacttttattataatgtatattaaaataaataataagttgagactctcgaaaatttaaatgataaaagaatGGCTATGAGAGTCAGACGCAGTTATCGGTGCGTAAAAGATCGGAATCACTAATTTATTCTCAGAATAATATACATTCGTACGTTTCGGCTCGGGATTGAGCTATCTTCAGcaagaaagataaattaattactccCGTTCTCCATTCCTGTTGAGTGAGTTTAGAATTCGAAGATCCAAACCGACATTAACTGTCAGAttaatatctgtaataaatgtttcttacAATTCAAGTCAAATATTGcatgatataattaaactcACCCGACAGTCAGGAGAACACGAATATCACAAAGCCATGTAGCGTAGTGTGTGAGTATATAATAGAACTGTATATAAAGAGACGGAAACACCGAACTTGTCATGGTGACGGTCGCGAAATATCTAGACAAGTTCGGTGTTTCCGTCTCTTCATATAcagttctatattatatactcaTACACTACTCTATATGGCTACAATTACTTGACTTGTTGCATCACGGTTACGCTAGCGATAATCGCGAGTTTTACAATCTCACTCCGTCgatgcaacaattatttttggcGTGCGCACGATGTGGTTTGGACGCGGCGTCTGGCGACGCGTGATTTGGTTGTTGCTtgatgtataatgtataacatCTCACTTGAAAAGGGCCTGATTGAGGCCGAAACGTTGTGAAgaggaagaataaaaaagtaatagcCAGTGGGGTCGAGTAATTTTTTGAAgttcttatttttaagttcagccgaatatctcaaaaactgaGCTTAGCaggcaaaaatattttagctaAATCTTATATTGTTTCGAAAGGGACATGTCTAATATttaagtacattttttttaagtagaatattttcaaaatttcaaggtgatgtttgtttataaataaatctctataaatgaatatttttaggTGTACTAATCGATGTAAATTTTCCTTCTctataaaaaactattattaacgtatacataaaaattgttaatttagaagttattttatactttacactgacatacatatgtattttgatttaaaatgtaaaatattttataaaatattcatttttttatgatcttatcttaataattttaagtatgGGATAAAACGACAAATcagtataaagaaaatatacagtttttttttttaaatctttaaattagatatttttgtaatgtttTCTTTACACCGATTGATCTTATTATTCTGTACTTAAAACTATTAAGTTAAGATAAtcgaaaaatgaatattttacaaaatctttactattttctaacaaaatatgtaagtataaagtataaaatcatttttaaattaataatttttaagtatatatttataataggtTTTTGTAGAGAAGGAAAAACTGTATCAATTAGTATACCTAAAAATatgaagttttatttaaaaaaaggtcattttgaaatatcggaAGTGCTTTCATTTAGGAATAAAACGTGCTTATTATAAGATGTCCcctttgaaataatataatctgaaacatttttgttcGTCGAACTCAGTTTTCAAGATATTGGATTGTTTAAAACAGGACACCCTATATGTTTAGACATAACTAAGAAAACgatactaaataatatttaaggaaatacactgttatttgataaatttatgaaaactatataaaatatataataaaaatgaaaataaacttaCTACTGCGACGTTTCTTCATTCCTGAAGAACAAATTGTATACGAATCGTTGTCGTTATTCACATTTGCACGATTTTGACGcgtaattttctttctgtttacAGACCTTTGTTGACTATCTGTTATGGAAGTTTCAGGAAAGTTTCTTCCTGATTGTTCTGAGGAAGGTTCACATGAATTTATCATACATGTTTCAGCATCGTTTTCCGATTCTTCACTCGAGGACGTGTTTTTACTTGCACCTTGTATTGCTTCGTCTATTatcataatacataatacaatattataataattgttgtgtaaatacatataataaaaatacacaaaaataaaaagaagtgtACAATAGTTAAAGAGGTTCAGTGGCTACATACCAGTTCAACcagttttatgaaattttaatataatatgttgttctggaatgcaaaatagaattatatgaattttttgggaattttcaccgtcccgttttgaaaaaaatctactccaaaaatttaaaaagtacaattttttga encodes:
- the LOC139823904 gene encoding uncharacterized protein, translating into MLQEDDTNETINTNFVVNKAEILLAILKFSSEYGLSSSATADLCKMLNTFVATPFIPDTRYMIDKLFYPGEGIKYHAVCPTCKTHIGEFCKNNHIIFCQVCEEEINVKDPCYRDFFVTLDITDEIQSIIESNSDYYTTVIAEREQVIDNNLQDIHDGRKYKEFIASLPDDHKKSYLTVIFNSDGSPIFKSAKFSIWPIQIIPNEVPMHVRNQKSIVYSLWFGHDKPNMIYFLRPFVDSMNSLTTNGIVCNINNEIRRIHLYALCCCVDAVARPTMQGTTQFNGYYGCNWCLHPGIPVRYNKGTSVKYTLLNEIPARRTAEQTLQHIKKHDAELRKADKLLRRFVALTQYYYGESAMSFNVHQVSHLSQSVADWGPLWSHSCYPFESGNGHIIKCVHAAKGVLSQIYAQ